From the genome of Mucilaginibacter paludis DSM 18603:
TCTTTCTATGCCCTGATCTTGCTGAGATAAGCGATGCTGGCTCCGGCCTCGTTCTGCTCTTTTAAAAAATAATATTTCATGATCGGCCCCGAGATCACCATGGTTACTACGGTCATTACCACCAGGCCTTCGAATACAGGCTCTGTGATAATCTTGGCCTGTAAGGCGATCAAGCCCAAAACGATCTCCTGCGAACCACGCGCATTCATGCCAAATGCCACGGCAATCGATTCGTTTTTAGACATGCCGCTTGCAGCACCGCCAATACCGGCGCCGATCAATTTAGCCAAACAAGCGATGACCAATATGATAACCACGATTTCCAGGTTAAAGTTAGCGATAAAATTAAGCCGCAAACCTACAGACGCAAAAAACAGAGGTGCCAATACATTAATGGTAAACTGATGTAATATATCCCGGTGCTTAGCCGTAAAATATTCCGAACCGCCTACGGCTATACCTACCAAAAATGCACCGAACACGCCACGCACGCCCAGGTATTCGGTAATTACCGCGCCGATAAAGCACAAACACACCGCTACCGTAAATACGCGCCCTATCTTTTGGCTTTTACCCGCCAGTTCAAGCAGGCGGTGAACGATCCACCTTCCACCTGTCAGCATAAATGCGGCAAAGAGCACCACTTCGATCACAGACCAGAAAGACGCATCTTCTTTACCGGCATTCATCAGCTTAATGATGATCGAAAACAAGATCCAACCCAAAAAATCATCTACCATGGCCGCTGTCAATACAATATTGCCGATCTTGGTTTTCAACAGGTCAAGATCCAGCAATATTTTGGCGATTACGGATAGCGCCGTAATGGATAAAGCTGTTCCGAAAAATAAGGATGTTGTTAATTGATTACTTCCCGAGTTGGCAAAATGACTGTTGTATAGAAACCATACCGAGATGGAGCCGATAGCGAACGGGAAGATAATACCGGTTAAACTGATGGCTAAGGCTTGTTTTCCGTTCTGCCGTATCTGTTGCATATCCACCTCAAATCCAGCAATAAACATTAACAGGATGATACCGATATTGGAGATCCCATCAAATGCGCCATAAGCTTGCGGTGCAGCTAAAAACAGATTTTTAAAGATTTCCGGAAAGAAGGCCCCCAACAAGGTCGGGCCAACAATAATACCTGCAAAAATTTCGCCGATGATCGCGGGAAGCTTATACCTGCGACATACTTCTCCCAATATTCTCGCCGGGATGAGGATGACAATCAGGATCAGGAGAAAGTGTATGATCTCGGACGAGCTTAGTTTAGATACCATGGTATTGCTTCTTCAGAATTTAAAAATTAGATTTAACCTCGATCCGCAATTGATGCGTGTTAAAAACATGCGAATAAGGTTCAACGCTTTTGGTTAAAAAAACGCTCCCGCCAATAGTGCTGTCATGGCCGAGCACCGTGTTACCTCCCAATATCGTGCTGCGGGCATATATGGTCACATTGTCTTCTACAGTGGGGTGGCGCTTGGTATCTGATAAGCCCTTGCTAACCTGCGAAGCGCCCAGGGTTACACCCTGGTAGATAGTAACATTTTTGCCGATGATACTGGTGGCGCCTATCACGATGCCGGTGCCATGGTCGATACAAAAGGGCACGCCTATCTGCGCATTGGGGTGAATATCCACCCCTGTTTTACCATGGGCGTGCTCGCTCAGTATGCGCGGCAGGATAGGGATCAGTAATTGCGTAAGTTGGTGGGCAATGCGGTGAACGGCGATGGCATAAAAACCGGGGTAAGAAACAATGACCTCATGTACGCTCCCTGCGGCGGGATCCTTTTCGTGTATACGTGCCGCATCCGAACGCAAGTTTTGGTATATTTCCTGTAAGGAAGCGTAAAAGCGGTCTACCGCGTCGCCGATATTGATCTGGTCGCTATCGAGGTAGCTGAGTAAGATATTCTCCAGTTCGATCTGGTTCTTTCTCAGCTGTCCTTCGTAAATGATCTTTTTATTCAGCCTGCTATTAGGAAACAAAAATTCAAGCAGGTCATTGAGCCAATGAATAGCCTGTTCGTGAGAGGGCGTAGCTTCCCATTCCGCCTTATGCGTCTGAAAAAGTAACTCGATAAAACTATTGAGCTTTGGTTCTTTCATGTTATTTTTTCAATCTGTGGAGGATATTGACCAACGTATCGATCTCGGCGCGGGTATTGTAAAAGGCCAATGACGGCCTGACGGTGCTTTCCACCCCAAAGCGCCTTAATATAGGCTGGGCACAGTGGTGGCCCGAACGTACCGCGATGCCTTCCTTGTTCAGGGCGGCACCTATTTCTTCGGTTTTGTAACCGGCCAGCACAAAGGATAATACGCTGGCTTTATCCGGAGCCGTGCCGATTAGCCGGATGCCGGGCACTTCTTTTAATAGCCGGGTGGCGTAAATTAACAGGTAATGCTCATACCTCGATATATTTTCGATGCCGATGCGGCTTACATAATCTATTGCCGCGCCCAGGCCTACAGCATCGGCAATATTACCGGTACCGGCTTCAAAACGGCTGGGTGCCTTATGGTATTGGGTATACTCAAAAGTTACATCCGAGATCATGTTGCCACCACCTTGCCATGGCTGCGTCTCATTCAGCAAAGCCTCTTTACCATAAACCACACCAATACCCGTTGGCCCAAATACCTTATGGCCCGAAAATACAAACCAATCTGCATCCAGCGCCCTTACGTCCACTTTCATGTGGGATACCGACTGCGCGCCATCTATAAGCACTTTCGCCCCGGCCTGGTGCGCCAGCTCGGTAATCCGGCTCGCCGGTGTAACCGTACCCAGGGCATTGGATACCTGCGTAAAAGCCACTAATTTAGTTTTAGGCCCGAGCAATTTGGCGTATTCATCCAACAAGATTTGCCCGTCATCGTCAACCGGTATTACCTTAATCTTTAAACCCTTTTTTGCCGCCAGCTGCTGCCAGGGAACGATGTTGGCATGGTGCTCCAGGTGGCTTACAATAATCTCATCACCAGCATTCAAATTTTGCTCGCTCCAGCTTTTAGCAACCAGGTTAATGGCTTCTGTAGCGCCCCGCACAAATATGATCTCGTTAACGGATGCGGCATTGATAAAAGCCCGCACCTTTTCACGCGCTCCCTCATAAGCATCTGTAGCCCTGGCAGCCAGTTGGTGCGCCGCGCGGTGGATGTTCGAGTTTTCGTGTTGATAGAAGTAGGATATCCGGTCGATCACCTGCTGGGGTTTTTGCGTAGTGGCAGCATTATCCAGCCAGATCAGGGGGCGGCCGTTTACCCGCTCCCGCAGGATCGGGAAATCATTCCTGACGAGGTTAACATCAAAGGGGGGCGCGATTGGTTGGCCCACCCTGCTCGCATCGCGATCAAAGATGTTTTTCGGGTTTAGTACACCATTTCTGTTTTTCAAAAAGTAGTACGGTGCATCCGTGTCCTGATCGAATGGGATCCTGACAGCCGGTGAAGAAACGCGGACGTTATTCAATATCTCTTTCAGGCGCGTCTCAAAAGGTTCATCTTCCTGAAAAGGCAACTGTACGGAATCCGCAGGTTTCGGTCCGGCCAGATTCGGGTCAGCAAAACTTGTTTGCGGGTTTCTTAGATCCACCGCATTATTCTGGTTTGCCGCAGACGGCGAAACGCCGACACCCGAAGCTGATGGTGGCGAATGGTCAAAGCTATTGTTGCGTAAACCCTGGTCATATAACCAGGGTTCATAGCTTTCGACCAAGGCATCCTGTCTTACCGGTTCATGAGCCTGGCCAACAACCGGATCAGTCTTGATCTGCTGACCCGGTAAAGCTTTAAAGAACTGGTTCGCCAGATTTGCAAGGGCGCTCAGATCGGGTTGTTCTTCCGCATTAATATTTGTACTCATGGTAATTTCCTAAATCAACATCCTCCAAAACCGCAATTGCATCATCTGTCAATACTGCAAGGGAGCAGTACAGCGAAACCAGATACGAGGCTATGGCTTTATTGTTAATACCCATAAAACGAACAGATAATCCCGGAGACTGCTCTCCAGGTAAGCCAGGCTGGTATAGGCCTACAACTCCCTGCCGGCTCTCCCCGGTTCTGAGCAATAATATTTTCGATTTGTTGTTAACGATAGGTAATTTATCCGAAGGGATAAGCGGGATACCTCTCCAGGTTAAAAATTGTGATCCGAACAAGGATACCGTTGGCGGAGGTACGCCACGGCGTGTGCATTCGCGCCCAAACGCAGCAATAGCTAAGGGGTGCAGCAGAAAAAAAGCAGGTTCTTTCCATACTTTGGTGATCAGCTCGTCCAGGTCATCCGGCGTAGGCGGGCCGAGCCTGGTCTTGATCTTTTGCGATGGCGCAATGCTATTCAACAAACCATATTCTTCGTTATTGATCAGTTCGCTTTCCTGCCGTTCTTTGATGATCTCGATCGTTAAACGTAATTGCTCGGTGATCTGGTTGAAAGGCTTGCTGTAAAGATCAGATACGCGCGTATGCACATCCAGTACCGTGTTCACTGCGCTCAAATTATACTCACGGGGATTTTCTACATAGTCAACATAGGTTGAAGGCAATTCACGTTCGTCACGGTTAGAGCAATCCACCTCAACATTGTCGGCATCTTTCACTTTATTCAGGCGGTAAACGCCTGATTCTACTGGTGTCCAACTTAGCAAATGCGTCAGCCATCGGGGAGTGATAGCGGCTAACTGAGGAACGGTTCTGGTTGCTACGGCTAATTGTCTTGCGGCTACGTCGCCTAAGGCGGTTTGTTTGCTTTTTTGATCTGGCATAAGATAATTCGGAAAATGAGTTAATAATCTGTCAATGATCCCTCTTTTGTATAAGAAGGCGTTACAATTATAATATATTAATTCTATAGATTATATAGATTTTAATAATTTTTCTTTGTTTAATGATGCGGGTCACAACAAAAAAGCCGCTCTGTGATGGGCGGCTTTGATAAATTACACTGAAAGCGAAGGTACCCCGATCAGTTTAAAGGCCAATAGGGCGATTCTGATCGGCAGGTGCTTAAGTAATTACGGATACTTTTTACAACAGCCGGATTGCCGTCAGCAACGTCTTTATCTTCATGAATATCCGAATCGAGATTATATAAGGCTAACTTTCCTTTGACGATTACGGCTTTCCATTTACCGTAGCGTACCGCCTGCACATAGCCGTTCTCAAAAAACTCCCAGTATAAAAAGCGGTCTTGAGCTTTCGCATTGGGGTTGATGATATAAGGATACATGTTGGCGCCGTCCGTCCTGAAGCCTTTCGGCGAGCCGGCTATACCAGCTAAAGTAGGCAGGATATCGGCAAAATATCCCGGTGTATGAGATACCGCATCGCTTTTGATCCTGTTTTTATTCCAAACGATCATGGGCACGCGGATGCCGCCTTCGGTCACATCGCGTTTGTAGCCTCTTAATGGCCCGCTTGAATGGAAGAAATCCGAAACAGCCGTCAGCGAGGTTGTCGGCTCAGATCTTGGCCCGTTATCCGAGGTGAAGATCACGATGGTATTTTTATCCAGGCCGCTCTCGATCAGGTATTTCCGGATCTTGCCTACTGAGCTATCCAGGTAAGTGACCATGGCCGCATAGGTTTTCTGATCGGATGTCCAGTCCTTCCCTTCATAGATCGTGTTATGCGGGGCGTCCAAAGGCGAATGCGG
Proteins encoded in this window:
- a CDS encoding family 2A encapsulin nanocompartment cargo protein cysteine desulfurase, whose translation is MSTNINAEEQPDLSALANLANQFFKALPGQQIKTDPVVGQAHEPVRQDALVESYEPWLYDQGLRNNSFDHSPPSASGVGVSPSAANQNNAVDLRNPQTSFADPNLAGPKPADSVQLPFQEDEPFETRLKEILNNVRVSSPAVRIPFDQDTDAPYYFLKNRNGVLNPKNIFDRDASRVGQPIAPPFDVNLVRNDFPILRERVNGRPLIWLDNAATTQKPQQVIDRISYFYQHENSNIHRAAHQLAARATDAYEGAREKVRAFINAASVNEIIFVRGATEAINLVAKSWSEQNLNAGDEIIVSHLEHHANIVPWQQLAAKKGLKIKVIPVDDDGQILLDEYAKLLGPKTKLVAFTQVSNALGTVTPASRITELAHQAGAKVLIDGAQSVSHMKVDVRALDADWFVFSGHKVFGPTGIGVVYGKEALLNETQPWQGGGNMISDVTFEYTQYHKAPSRFEAGTGNIADAVGLGAAIDYVSRIGIENISRYEHYLLIYATRLLKEVPGIRLIGTAPDKASVLSFVLAGYKTEEIGAALNKEGIAVRSGHHCAQPILRRFGVESTVRPSLAFYNTRAEIDTLVNILHRLKK
- a CDS encoding serine O-acetyltransferase, which encodes MKEPKLNSFIELLFQTHKAEWEATPSHEQAIHWLNDLLEFLFPNSRLNKKIIYEGQLRKNQIELENILLSYLDSDQINIGDAVDRFYASLQEIYQNLRSDAARIHEKDPAAGSVHEVIVSYPGFYAIAVHRIAHQLTQLLIPILPRILSEHAHGKTGVDIHPNAQIGVPFCIDHGTGIVIGATSIIGKNVTIYQGVTLGASQVSKGLSDTKRHPTVEDNVTIYARSTILGGNTVLGHDSTIGGSVFLTKSVEPYSHVFNTHQLRIEVKSNF
- a CDS encoding arylsulfatase, with product MKIRSLFLLFCLTGVLSVKAQTRQQPNIIFILADDLGYGDVGVYGQTKILTPNIDLLAREGTKLTDFYAGAPVCSPSRGVLLTGLNTGHATIRGNMAIKGGLAGNKGSDKIRRAGLLPQDSTIGDLLQRSGYTTGLIGKWHVDGFDTLATPQRHGFDYFYGWLVSYPQTYASTYWPDTWYRDGKLVAVPQNQNGQKNYYTSEIITDDAIRYLAKHKKSKKPFFLMVNHSNPHSPLDAPHNTIYEGKDWTSDQKTYAAMVTYLDSSVGKIRKYLIESGLDKNTIVIFTSDNGPRSEPTTSLTAVSDFFHSSGPLRGYKRDVTEGGIRVPMIVWNKNRIKSDAVSHTPGYFADILPTLAGIAGSPKGFRTDGANMYPYIINPNAKAQDRFLYWEFFENGYVQAVRYGKWKAVIVKGKLALYNLDSDIHEDKDVADGNPAVVKSIRNYLSTCRSESPYWPLN
- a CDS encoding family 2A encapsulin nanocompartment shell protein translates to MPDQKSKQTALGDVAARQLAVATRTVPQLAAITPRWLTHLLSWTPVESGVYRLNKVKDADNVEVDCSNRDERELPSTYVDYVENPREYNLSAVNTVLDVHTRVSDLYSKPFNQITEQLRLTIEIIKERQESELINNEEYGLLNSIAPSQKIKTRLGPPTPDDLDELITKVWKEPAFFLLHPLAIAAFGRECTRRGVPPPTVSLFGSQFLTWRGIPLIPSDKLPIVNNKSKILLLRTGESRQGVVGLYQPGLPGEQSPGLSVRFMGINNKAIASYLVSLYCSLAVLTDDAIAVLEDVDLGNYHEYKY
- a CDS encoding cation:proton antiporter, which translates into the protein MVSKLSSSEIIHFLLILIVILIPARILGEVCRRYKLPAIIGEIFAGIIVGPTLLGAFFPEIFKNLFLAAPQAYGAFDGISNIGIILLMFIAGFEVDMQQIRQNGKQALAISLTGIIFPFAIGSISVWFLYNSHFANSGSNQLTTSLFFGTALSITALSVIAKILLDLDLLKTKIGNIVLTAAMVDDFLGWILFSIIIKLMNAGKEDASFWSVIEVVLFAAFMLTGGRWIVHRLLELAGKSQKIGRVFTVAVCLCFIGAVITEYLGVRGVFGAFLVGIAVGGSEYFTAKHRDILHQFTINVLAPLFFASVGLRLNFIANFNLEIVVIILVIACLAKLIGAGIGGAASGMSKNESIAVAFGMNARGSQEIVLGLIALQAKIITEPVFEGLVVMTVVTMVISGPIMKYYFLKEQNEAGASIAYLSKIRA